Proteins from a single region of Thamnophis elegans isolate rThaEle1 chromosome 17, rThaEle1.pri, whole genome shotgun sequence:
- the UBE2Q1 gene encoding ubiquitin-conjugating enzyme E2 Q1, with amino-acid sequence MQRAGPGGAGPGGTGGAGPGRALLRRELRLLESIFHRGHERFRIARACPDELGCEFLPGPAGGGPVRIHGNITEAYPAVPPIWSVESDDPNLAAVLERLADVKKGSTLLLQHLKRIISDLCKLYNLPQHPDVEMLDQPLPAEQSTQEEVSSEEEDEEMPEDTEELDHYEMKEEEPVEGKKAEDDGIGKENLAILEKIKKNQRQDYLNGAVSGSVQATDRLMKELRDIYRSASFKGGNYAVELMNDSLYDWNVKLLKVDEDSALHSDLQILKEKEGVDFILLNFTFKDNFPFDPPFVRVVSPVLSGGYVLGGGAICMELLTKQGWSSAYSVESVIMQISATLVKGKARVQFGANKNQYSLTRAQQSYKSLVQIHEKNGWYTPPKEDG; translated from the exons ATGCAGCGCGCGGGGCCGGGCGGGGCGGGGCCTGGcgggacgggcggggcggggccAGGGCGCGCGCTGCTGAGGCGGGAGCTGCGGCTGCTCGAGTCCATCTTCCACCGCGGCCACGAGCGCTTCCGCATCGCCCGCGCCTGCCCGGACGAGCTGGGCTGCGAGTTCCTGCCCGGGCCGGCCGGGGGAGGGCCGGTCCGTATCCATGGCAACATCACg gaggcctATCCGGCGGTGCCCCCCATCTGGTCGGTGGAATCCGACGACCCCAATCTGGCTGCGGTCTTGGAGCGGCTGGCCGACGTAAAGAAGGGCAGCACGTTG CTCCTGCAGCACCTGAAACGCATCATTTCTGACCTCTGCAAACTCTATAACCTTCCTCAGCATCCAGATGTGGAGATGCTGGACCAGCCCTTACCTGCTGAACAG AGTACGCAGGAAGAGGTGTCCTCggaagaggaagatgaggaaATGCCCGAG GACACGGAGGAGCTGGACCACTACGAAATGAAGGAGGAAGAGCCGGTGGAAGGGAAGAAGGCGGAGGACGACGGGATCGGCAAGGAGAACTTGGCTATTCTTGAGAAAATCAAAAAGAATCAGAGGCAAGATTACTTAAAT gGAGCAGTGTCTGGCTCTGTGCAGGCCACTGACCGGCTGATGAAGGAACTCAGGGACATTTACCGATCGGCAAGTTTCAAAGGCG GAAACTATGCAGTTGAACTCATGAACGACAGCCTCTACGACTGGAATGTGAAACTCCTGAA AGTGGATGAGGATAGCGCCTTGCACAGTGACCTTCAGAtcctgaaagagaaagaaggggtggATTTCATTCTCCTCAACTTCACGTTTAAG GATAACTTCCCCTTCGACCCCCCCTTCGTACGAGTGGTGTCGCCTGTGCTCTCTGGAGG gtaCGTCTTGGGTGGAGGAGCCATCTGCATGGAGCTTCTGACCAAGCAG GGCTGGAGCAGCGCCTACTCCGTGGAATCTGTCATCATGCAGATCAGCGCCACCCTAGTGAAAGGCAAAGCCAGGGTCCAGTTTGGGGCAAACAAG AACCAGTACAGCTTGACAAGAGCCCAGCAGTCCTACAAATCCCTCGTCCAGATCCACGAGAAGAACG GCTGGTACACGCCCCCCAAGGAAGACGGCTAG
- the TDRD10 gene encoding tudor domain-containing protein 10 encodes MDGEMQLRRLLKTKEIFVGNLPLDIKVEEIVFLFKDFGIKSLKKHNNSFRSFAFLELMSLEAAKLAIQLLNGYFVKGRPMSVSFMENRKTHEVLKTSTPMPGLEVIPASEGGLTNGGIHISPVNQRVDYVVPMEMRSSFLSHMLNSCFGDATWLRSVVSVTGEVGLLVTDTLPLMPYFWAIVLNEECCKSMEKLFTALAKAECGLGFLAKGEIQRGTRCLAQCDIGDGGSAWNRCWVLEPLGDLGVVFFLDFGRCASVPLNSLRKLDGEQFWEIRPLAQPFMLEEGVFPPQDIRRQILVGTLKGPSQWEPHILKFVVKTG; translated from the exons ATGGACGGAGAGATGCAATTAAGGC GGCTTTTAAAAACGAAGGAAATCTTTGTTGGAAACCTGCCTCTGGATATCAAAGTG GAAGAGATTGTCTTCTTATTCAAGGATTTCGGGATCAAATCTTTGAAGAAGCACAATAACTCCTTCAGAAG TTTTGCATTTCTGGAATTGATGTCCCTGGAAGCTGCAAAATTAGCAATCCAGCTTTTGAACGGATACTTCGTGAAAGGCCGGCCGATGTCCGTCTCGTTTATGGAAAACCGTAAAACCCACGAGGTTCTGAAAACCAGCACTCCGATGCCG GGTTTAGAAGTAATCCCCGCCAGCGAAGGTGGATTGACTAACG gTGGCATCCACATCTCCCCTGTAAATCAGAGAGTCGACTATGTTGTCCCCATGGAAATGAG GAGTTCGTTTCTCTCCCACATGCTGAACAGCTGCTTCGGAGACGCCACGTGGCTCCGTTCCGTGGTCTCCGTGACGGGGGAGGTGGGGCTTTTGGTGACGGACACGCTTCCGCTGATGCCGTACTTCTGGGCCATCGTCCTCAACGAG GAATGCTGCAAATCCATGGAGAAACTCTTCACGGCTTTGGCCAAGGCCGAGTGCGGCCTGGGCTTCCTGGCCAAAGGGGAGATCCAGAGGGGGACGCGGTGCCTGGCCCAGTGCGACATCGGGGATGGGGGCAGCGCCTGGAACAG ATGCTGGGTGCTGGAGCCCCTGGGCGACCTGGGCGTGGTCTTCTTTCTGGACTTCGGCCGCTGCGCCAGCGTCCCCTTGAACTCGCTACGCAAGCTGGACGGGGAGCAATTCTGGGAAATCCGCCCTCTGGCTCAGCCCTTCATGCTGGAGGAAG GCGTTTTCCCCCCACAAGACATCCGACGACAAATCCTGGTAGGAACCTTGAAAGGACCTTCTCAATGGGAG ccacacattttaaagttcgtGGTCAAAACAGGCTAA